The Sediminispirochaeta smaragdinae DSM 11293 genome has a segment encoding these proteins:
- a CDS encoding carbohydrate ABC transporter permease — translation MSFVGLDNYLRLLSDTDFWASLRHTFFFTAGYLVLTLCLSLFLALLLNRRMKLSPFYILVIFTPWVLSPVIAGTMWRWLFQPAYGVLQFLLEPIFHKTLITDDKGAMGIVILALSWRNLPLTTLLFLGGLQTISSEIYECASLDGATAWQRFSKITMPLMKPSLLINILINTIRGINVISIILSITRGGPGRATEVLGIFLYRNTWQYGDFGTGAALGILMFLLTGVVSLIYLRTIKMEN, via the coding sequence GCAAGTTTGCGACATACATTCTTTTTTACTGCGGGTTATCTCGTATTAACATTGTGCTTAAGTCTTTTTCTTGCACTGCTGCTTAATCGGCGCATGAAACTATCTCCTTTCTATATTTTAGTGATTTTCACCCCCTGGGTGCTTTCGCCGGTCATTGCCGGGACCATGTGGCGATGGCTTTTTCAGCCCGCTTATGGTGTTCTGCAATTCTTGCTGGAGCCGATATTTCATAAGACGCTGATTACGGACGACAAGGGTGCAATGGGCATCGTCATTCTCGCCCTTTCCTGGCGTAATCTCCCTCTTACTACGCTGCTTTTTCTCGGGGGCCTGCAAACCATTTCATCGGAAATATACGAATGCGCCTCCTTGGATGGAGCAACAGCATGGCAACGCTTTTCCAAAATCACCATGCCGCTGATGAAGCCCAGTCTTCTTATCAACATATTGATAAATACCATCCGCGGAATAAACGTCATCAGCATTATATTGTCGATCACCCGTGGTGGTCCTGGAAGGGCGACAGAGGTCTTGGGAATCTTTCTCTATCGTAACACATGGCAATACGGTGATTTTGGGACCGGAGCAGCTCTGGGAATTCTGATGTTTCTGCTGACCGGTGTTGTGTCGCTCATCTACCTACGAACGATCAAGATGGAGAATTAA